In Cryptomeria japonica chromosome 5, Sugi_1.0, whole genome shotgun sequence, the genomic window ATACATAGAATGCATCTCTGTTGACAATTTTTATTTGTTTGCCTTTCATGAGGTATAATTGGTAATCTATAGCTAAATCAATTTAGTGCTGCAATACTTTTGAGTTGACATTCAGGCAATGTTGGTTCTTAGATAACTTCAAGGAaattgtaaagattagaaagagcagagaaaacaataacaaaaacataaaagcaatgagaagagacaacacacgatttatcgtggtttggcaaatatgcctacatccacactcaaagcaaggaataacttctattaatcaactctcaatacatgggctgcacacagccattatataatcatattcagatatgaaatgaacagTTGGGAGAACGTGAagggtcatgtgaccgttggacttcacattcccaacagaAATCACCTCTGTAATACTTATAGATAGCTTCTATCATTAGCTTATAGCTTCTATCATTTGCTTCCTACTGCTTTTTATAAATTTGTTTTATTTACGTGCTTCCATCCAAGCTAGCACGGAACACACTTCCAGACAAAGGTGAAATTGAAATATATTGATTGTCGATTGAGAGGACCGACAAAACCTGGTATGCATAAATAATTCATGAATAAGTGTTCAAGTTGGACGTTTATGTGAAGCAGTTGTTAAAAGCTGAGTCACATTGCAGGTGATTACATTTGCCTTCTACAGTTGTGAATAAGTTTATTGTGTGCAAGCTAGAATGGTTGGGTACCTGGGTGTTTTATGGTTGGATAGCATGTGCGAGAATGGGAAAGAGGCGCATAAAGTGGAACTACATATCATTTCACCTACATCACATCGAAAGGCGCGGCCACACGTGGGTGTAGCCGAGGGAGAGTGAGATTGGGGAACACCACGTATTGGTCTGCAGAAATTTGATGTTTATGGCCGGGATTCTCTCTTTCTGTCTCCTGCGATGCCCAACCATTGTGAGTTGTATAAATCATGTTAATAGGCCAAGCAACAAGCAGCATCATCACAAAGGGCAAACCACAAGAGAATGAACATGAGCATTCCAATGCCTTCTATCTCTCGTCTCTCTTCTCTTCGAGTGACAATGGCCCTGCACTTTCCTCACAAGAATAGGCATAATCGGTCAAAGAGCATGCCCTCAAGGCTGCAGGGTGACCCAATTCTTACAGACGCACTTATCAGTGAGGTAGAAAGATTGGAGGACTGCTGTTCTTCTTCCTCATGCTTTGGAGGAGATTGGCTTGCACAAGCACTGGAGGTAGCGATGAAATGTTGTTCCAATCTTTCAGACATGAAGATACACATGGAGAGCAAGTGGATGAACGCACATCTGGATGACATACTTCATCTGCTTGAGGCGTGCAATGTTTTGAGAGACACCATTGCAGACATCAGGAAGCAGAACGCTTGTATACAGATAGCAATTCGAGGACTTGGCCCTGCCCTCACTCCGTCTGTGCATGTCCTCCAGAGAGCTCACACCTCTATTGCTTCTTGgctgaagaagaagaatgacacaaaCTCGCAGCTGGAGAAATGCATGTCGAATTTGAGGCGAATGGCGGAAAAGCTGAACCGTGAGGATAGAGCAGGAGTGGAAGGCGCTGTCATGAACATGATCCATGCCAAGGCCATCATCATAATGGTTTGCTCTGCCTTTGTCGCTGCTCTTTCCTTCAAGACATCACACATGAGGATGCCATCTCTTCCTCTTCCTACGCATTTCAGTCGCCTGCATGACAAGCTGAGGGAGGCAGTCGAAATGAGAAAGAGGTCATCATCATCAAGGTTGTTGAACGAGTTGGAGGGAGCAGATATTGCACTAGGAAACCTCAACAATCATTTAAACTCAAACTCCAAGTTGCACCTTCCTCTTCACCTCTCGCCCGCAACCGTCGCACTTCATCAGTTGGAGACAACTCTTCCCCAGTTTGAGCACAAAATCAACCAGCTATTCAGGTTTCTTATCTCTACGAGAGTTGCACTCTTGAACAGCCTTTCTTCGCACTGAAATTCTTCGAATGAAATTCTTAGAGAAGCGGCCAAATCGGGCTTTTAAACAATTTGGGGGATTCTGCTGGGTAACATACATGTATGTAGCAAAACTGTATCAAAGATCAAGATTAAATTGATCTCCTTTAGTAAAAATATACAAAATATTGGTCACGATTCTCTGTGTTTTGTCTTTTATTAAGAGTGCATATAGCTAGTAAAAATGTTGCACTATAAGGGTCAAAATGCCAAGCATGAAACCTTTGATCAAACTTGTGATCTTAAAAGTTTACTGAGATCTACTGAATCGAAATGAACGACTTATAGTTAGCATGTTATTCGTTAATATGTCATACAAATCAAAGATTACGAATTAGAACAATAATGAAATGGACTATTGACCTTACCTAAATTGAATCATCCTTGCTAGAATTGTCAATGTAATAAATGCATGGTAATAAGTATTTAAAATTAGATTCAATATTATGTTCAACATTCCgttttattaaatattatcttctttcttcatcattaGAGTGGTATCTTTATCATTAGGACTTGCCCAATGAAGTTATGACTGTCATAAATTTACTAAGACTGCCCTAATGAATCTATGAGCCCTAATGAATGCAGTACACACCCAATGAAGCTATGACTGTCCTACATTCATTAAGACTGCTTTGACTTCATTGGGACTGTCATAACTTCATCAGGGAAGTACTAACGAATGTAGGATAGTCATAGATTCATTGGTACTGCCCTTCTTACTCCTCACTCTCTCTTTATGAACTAATTTTATTGTCTTGTTTGTGCATACATGTAGAAACCATCATCATGCCAAGGAAATGATCGAAGAATCCAACAATGGAAGAGTGTTAAGTTAGGAATGTGAATAAAAGAGAAGGACTAAGGGAACTTCATGAAGCAAGGAAATTGAACACAACACCAGAAGACATGCAAGAGGAAGTTGAAACATCCACCCAGTCTAAGGGAGATATTGAATTGGCAgcacaaaggcaacatatgaaaaACCTCCATGCAATGAGACAatgaatcccgaggttgagagcacGTTATTTACTGCATATCATGTTGAAGGTTCACCATCTCTTGCATCTCAAGTTGAAATAACACCATGTACAACATCTCACATTAAATGCAAACCTTCTACGACATCTCATGTTGCAAGTACATCACCATTGGCATCAAATATGGTAGATACAGCATATTCTACATATCAATTTCAAAGTATGTTGTCATTTGCATCGCTGGTTGAAGGCATGCCATCTATACTTAATTTTGTTAACATTCCCATTGTTGAGGCAACTTGAAATTTGAGAATGTTTTTTAAAATATTCCATTGAAAGCCTAATTATATGATTGATATTGATTCTAATACTTTGAAACCAATTGTTGATAAGATTCCAAAGCATACTTGTGAAAAATATGCTAACTGGATATAGAGATTATTTTTGGAGAAGTTACATGAGACTTGAAGATgccaactatttgttgaaatgatgaggaATATTAAATTTAAGCCCATcgtgaagattcttgggctaataTCATTTGTTCTTTCAAGTGAGAAATTCATTGTAAATAATTTAATGAGTGCATATGAGAGTGTGGGTTCTACATCACACACGAAAGATAGTAATATCACATGATGTGTCATTATATTAGCAATAGTAAACACTCAAACCAATAAATATCATCTCTTTAGTAAGATGAGTAAAGCATTGAAAAATAGTAGAAAATCTCTAATGGTAGCCATGGGAAGGAATGAAAGAGTGGAGGATCCAAACAACAACGAATTATGAGAATTCTCTAGTAGACTACCACAAAAGGATAAAGCAATTGTTGATGCCTTGAGATCCTTAATTGACGAATTTTGGAAGAACGACACAATGGTATCTCCTAATTAAAGAGATGTTGTAACAAGGAGGATTAGTACTCAAATCTACAATCAACATCCGAAGCTTTTTTTGGATTAAACACAAAcaaaactttttgccaaatttaTAGATATGTATCTTCAAATTAAAAT contains:
- the LOC131067578 gene encoding protein BPS1, chloroplastic-like, with the protein product MALHFPHKNRHNRSKSMPSRLQGDPILTDALISEVERLEDCCSSSSCFGGDWLAQALEVAMKCCSNLSDMKIHMESKWMNAHLDDILHLLEACNVLRDTIADIRKQNACIQIAIRGLGPALTPSVHVLQRAHTSIASWLKKKNDTNSQLEKCMSNLRRMAEKLNREDRAGVEGAVMNMIHAKAIIIMVCSAFVAALSFKTSHMRMPSLPLPTHFSRLHDKLREAVEMRKRSSSSRLLNELEGADIALGNLNNHLNSNSKLHLPLHLSPATVALHQLETTLPQFEHKINQLFRFLISTRVALLNSLSSH